The following nucleotide sequence is from Thermostaphylospora chromogena.
GGCGGCACTCCCTCTTCGATCGTCGGCGGCCGATGTAATGATGGACGCGACTGCCCGGAGCCGAGGGGAGAAGATCGTGGGCCTGCCCCCGGACGACGTCATTGTCGCCGCCCTGCGGGCGGGAGACGAGGCGATGTTCGCGACCCTCCTGGACACGTGGTCCCGGGGCATGTTACGGGTGGCGCGGACGTACGTGTCGACCAGCCACTCCGCCGAGGAGGTGGTGCAGGACACGTGGCTGGCGGTGATCGGCGGCATCGACGGCTTCGAGGGCCGGTCCTCGCTGAAGACGTGGGTCTACCGCATCCTCGTCAACACCGCCAGGCGACGCGGCGAGCGCGAGAGCCGTACGGTGCCGTGGAGCAGCGCCTTCGAACCCGGCGACGGCCGGTCCGCCGCCCCCGCCAAGGACGCGGACGACACCCTGCCCGGCGTGTGGAAGGCGTACGCTGAGACCTGGTCCGCACCCGAAGGGGAGGTCCTGGTCTCGGAGATCCGCGACCAGATCTGGGCGGCCCTCGCCGCCCTGCCGCTGCGGCAGCGCAGCGTCATCGTGCTGCGCGACGTCGAGGGGTGCACCTCCGAGGAGGTGTGCGAGATCCTGGACATCTCCCCGGCCAACCAGCGGGTCCTGCTGCATCGCGCCCGCGTGGCCGTGCGCGAGAGGCTGAAAGGATACTTCGAGACGGCGCGACGGTCGGTTTAACCGGCCGGTCCGGCCGATCCCGGGAGTGTACGGAGATGATGAGGCGGTCCGCACAGTGAAACGGTTCAGTTGTTCAGAGCTGGTCGAACTCGTCACCGCCTACCTGGACCGCGCCCTCGACGAGCCGTCACGCCTGGGGTTCGAGCAGCACGTCGCCCACTGCGACGGCTGCGCCCGTTACGTCGACCAGATCCGCGTCACCGTCGCCGCTCTGGCGGACCTGCCGCCCGCCGGGAGGGCTCCCACCGCCCTCTCCCCGGCCACGCGCGACCGGCTGCTCGCCGCCTTCCGCCGCTCCCGCTCCTCCCGTCACGGCTCCGCCTCCGCCTGACCCCGTCCCGGGTCCTTCTCCGCCCGCTCCCAGGCCCTCCTCCCCCGCGTCTCCGGTTCTCCTCCCGCCCGCGGCGGCGCGTTCCTCCACGCCCCGCTTCGCCCGTCCGCCGGGACGGCCCGGCTTCCCCGGCCGCGGCGCCGGGTTCTCCGGGCCCGCCGGTCCGTGCCGCTCGGCGGATTCTCCGGCTCCGGCTGTAACGCCTGGGCGGTTCACGGGTCTGTAGAACCGTGCGGAACAGGTGGAGGGGGAGCCGATGACGGGTCTGGCGACCGGCGGTGAGACGCTCCTGCGCGACGGGTCCGGCGTGGAGGAGTACGCCGCGGAGTGCTTCCGTGCGCGCCCGGGGTCGCGGGTCGGCGCGGAGCTGGAGTTCCTGGTCTTCGACCGCGCCGCCCCCGCGCGCCACGTGCCGGCCGCCGCCGTGGCCGAGGCGCTGCCGCCGCTGCCGGGCGGCAGCCGGGTCACCTTCGAGCCGGGCGGGCAGGTGGAGCTGTCGGGCCCGGCCGCGTCCCTACCGGAGGCGATCGACCGGCTGGCGGCCGACGTGCGGGCCGTGTCCCTCGCCCTGGGCGAGGCGGGATTGGTCCTGGCGGGGGTGGGGCTCGACCCGGTGCGGCCCGCCGTGCGGCAGTCGCGCGAACCGCGCTATGAGGCGATGGCGGAGTACCTGGGCCCGCCGTGCGGACCGCTGATGATGTGCTCGACCGCCTCCGTCCAGGTCAACGTGGATCTCGGCGCGGATCCCGCGGCCCGCTGGGAGCGGGCCTGCCGTCTCGGCCCGGTGCTGACGGCCGCGTTCGCCAACTCTCCGCTGCGCTCGGGCGCGCCGTGCGGGTGGATGTCCGGACGGCAGGCCGTGTGGGCGGGGCTCGACCCCACGCGCACCTCCCCCGTCCCCGTGGACCGCGATCCGGCGGCCGCGTGGGCGGCCTACCTGCTCGACGCCCGGGTGATGCTGCGGCGCGGTCCCGGCGGCCGGTTCCGCGCCGTGCGCGACGGTTCCACCTTCCGCGACTGGCTCGCCTCCCCGCACGCCCCGCCCACCGCCGGCGACCTGGCCTATCACGCCACCACGGTGTTCCCGCCGGTACGGCCGCGCGGCTGGCTGGAGGTCCGCTACCTCGACGCCCAGCCGGTGCGGATGTGGCCGGTGTGCGTGGCGGTGACCTACGCCCTGGTGGTCGACGACCGGGCGGCCGACGCCGCGCTGGCCGCCGCCGAGCCGTGCGCAGGCCTGTGGGAGCGGGCGGCACGGCTGGGTCTCGCCGATCCCGAGCTGCGCCGGGCGGCGGAGGCGTGCTTCCTGGCCGCCTTGGCGGCGCTTCCCCGGTTGGGCGCGTCCGCCGCGCTGGTGGGCGCGGTGGCCGCGTTCGCCGACCGGCATGTGACGCCGGGGCGGTCCCCGGCCGCCTACCTGCTCGAACTCGCCCGGCGTCCGGAGCCGTCCCCGGCGGTCCGGCCGCTCGACATCTCGTGGGAAGGACGCGCATGGACGATGTGAAGGAGCGGATCGCGGCCCAGCTGACCGCGGTGCGCGAACGATCGCTGACGTACACCGCCGCCGACGACGACGTGCTCACCGCCCAGCATTCGCGGCTGATGTCGCCGCTGGTGTGGGACCTCGCCCACGTGGGCAACTACGAGGAGCTGTGGGTGCTGCGGGCGGCGGGCGGCATCACGCCGCTGCGCCCGGAGATCGACGACATCTACGACGCCTTCAAGCATCCCCGTAAGGACCGGCCCAGCCTGCCGCTGCTGAGCCCGGGCGAGGCCCGCCGCTACATCTCCGGCGTGCGGGGGCGGGTGTTCGACGTGCTCGACTCGGTGGACCTGTCCTCCCCCGACCCGCTGACCCGGTCCGGTTTCGTCTTCGGCCTGGTGATCCAGCACGAGCACCAGCATGACGAGACGATGCTGGCCACCTGGCAGCTCGCCGGCCGTGCGGGCGTCATCCGCGACGGCGAGCTGCCGCAGGGCTCGCCGGACGGCCCGGAGGAGGTCTACGTGCCCGAGGGCCCGTTCACGATGGGCACCAGCACGCTGCCGTGGGCCTACGACAACGAGCGTCCCGCCCACCGGGTCCACCTCCCCGCCTACTGGATAGACCGGCTCCCGGTGGGCAACCGCGCCTACCTCGCGTTCATGGAGGCCGGCGGCTACGACGACCCTCGGTGGTGGACGCCGCAGGGGTGGGAGTGGCGGCAGCGCAGCGGCGCCCGCAGCCCGCTGTTCTGGTTCAAGGACGGCGGCACCTGGTGGCGTACCCGTTTCGGCGTCACCGAGCCGGTGCCGATGGACGAGCCGGTCCAGCACGTGTGCTGGTATGAGGCGGACGCCTACGCGCGGTGGGCGGGCAAGCGGCTGCCGACCGAGGCCGAGTGGGAGAAGGCCTGCGGGTGGGACCCCGCGGCGGAACGGGCGCGCAGGTATCCGTGGGGCGACGACGACCCCACACCGGCGCGGGCGAACCTCGGGCACCGCGCGGCGCGGCCCGCGCCGCTGGGCGCCTACCCGGCCGGGGCGAGCGCCTACGGCGCCGAGCAGATGATCGGCGACGTGTGGGAGTGGACGGCGAGCTGGTTCACGCCCTATCCGGGGTTTCGCGCCTTCCCCTACCGCGAGTACAGCGAGGTGTTCTTCGGCCGCGAGTACCGCGTGCTGCGCGGCGGCTCGTGGGCGGCCGACCCGGCCGCGGTGCGCACCACGTTCCGCAACTGGGACTTCCCGATCCGGCGGCAGATCTTCACCGGTTTCCGGTGCGCCCGCTCGGCGGACCCGCAGGAGCGGTAGATGTGCCGTCACGCCGCCTGGCTGGGGCCGCCGCGCACGCTCGCCTCGCTGATCGGCGAACCCGAGTACGGCCTGCTGCGGCAGTCGTACGCGCCGCGCCGTCAGCAGTACGGCACGGTCAACGCCGACGGTTTCGGCATGGGCTGGTACGACCCGCTCCGGCCCGAGCCGGTGCGCTACCGCCGCACCGTGCCGATCTGGAGCGACGCCAACCTGCCCGCGCTCGCCGAGGTGGCCCGTTCGACGTGCCTGATCGCCACCGTCCGGTCGGCGACCCCCGGCATGCCGGTCGAGGAGACCGGCACCGCGCCGTTCGCCGACGGGCGCTGGCTGCTCAGCCACAACGGGCGGGTGGACCGCGCGGCGGTCCGGCCGCTGGCGGACGACGCCGAAAGCGCCTGCGACTCGGCGTGGGTGGCCGCCGCGGTGTTCGCCCGGCTGCGCGCCGGGATGACGCCCGGCGACGCCACGGCGGAGGTGGTGCTCAAGGCGTCGGCCCGCGATCCGGCGGCCCGGCTCAACCTGCTGGTCTGCGACGGGGTGTCGCTGGCGGCGACCGCCTGGGGCGACACGCTCTTCGTCCGCGAGGACGACGGGGTGCTGGTGGCCAGCGAACCGCTGGACGACCGTCCCGGCTGGCGGCCGGTGCCCGACCGCAGCCTGCTGCTGGCGACCTTCACCGCCGTGCACGTCCGGCCCCTGTGACGGTTCCGTCCGCGCCCGGCCGGGCGGGTGGCGACGTGCCCGCCCGGCACGCGCTGCCCGGGCGGGCGAGGCCGCCCGCATTCGGGTCGGCCGCGCCCGCCCATCCCGCGGCCGTTCGCGTCCCGGCGTCCGGCCGAGGCCGCATCTTCCGACGACGATCCCTTTTCCGATCCTTCCGACCGAGGAGACGAGCTCGTGCCCGTGACCCAGTCAGCCGTGCGGCTGATCAACCATCTGGACCGTGACTACCTGCGCCAGGCGCTCGAACACGACGTGCGGACCGGGCTGAGCGCGACCCCCAAACAGCTGCCGCCCAAGTGGTTCTACGACGCCGCGGGCAGCGAGCTGTTCACCCGGATCACCCGCTTGCCCGAGTACTACCCGACCCGCCGCGAGCTTTCCATCCTGCGCGCGCGGGCCGGGGACATCGCCGCGCGCAGCGGCGCCGACAACCTGGTGGAGCTCGGGTCGGGCACCAGCGAGAAGACGGTCCTGCTGCTGGATGCGCTCGCCGCCCGCACGCTGCGCTCCTACACGCCGGTCGACGTGGACGCCGCCACGCTCGCCGACGCCGCGCACCGGCTGTCCGCCCGCTATCCCGGCCTGCGGGTGCAGGCGGTCTGCGCCG
It contains:
- a CDS encoding anti-sigma factor family protein, yielding MKRFSCSELVELVTAYLDRALDEPSRLGFEQHVAHCDGCARYVDQIRVTVAALADLPPAGRAPTALSPATRDRLLAAFRRSRSSRHGSASA
- the egtB gene encoding ergothioneine biosynthesis protein EgtB, producing MDDVKERIAAQLTAVRERSLTYTAADDDVLTAQHSRLMSPLVWDLAHVGNYEELWVLRAAGGITPLRPEIDDIYDAFKHPRKDRPSLPLLSPGEARRYISGVRGRVFDVLDSVDLSSPDPLTRSGFVFGLVIQHEHQHDETMLATWQLAGRAGVIRDGELPQGSPDGPEEVYVPEGPFTMGTSTLPWAYDNERPAHRVHLPAYWIDRLPVGNRAYLAFMEAGGYDDPRWWTPQGWEWRQRSGARSPLFWFKDGGTWWRTRFGVTEPVPMDEPVQHVCWYEADAYARWAGKRLPTEAEWEKACGWDPAAERARRYPWGDDDPTPARANLGHRAARPAPLGAYPAGASAYGAEQMIGDVWEWTASWFTPYPGFRAFPYREYSEVFFGREYRVLRGGSWAADPAAVRTTFRNWDFPIRRQIFTGFRCARSADPQER
- the egtC gene encoding ergothioneine biosynthesis protein EgtC; translation: MCRHAAWLGPPRTLASLIGEPEYGLLRQSYAPRRQQYGTVNADGFGMGWYDPLRPEPVRYRRTVPIWSDANLPALAEVARSTCLIATVRSATPGMPVEETGTAPFADGRWLLSHNGRVDRAAVRPLADDAESACDSAWVAAAVFARLRAGMTPGDATAEVVLKASARDPAARLNLLVCDGVSLAATAWGDTLFVREDDGVLVASEPLDDRPGWRPVPDRSLLLATFTAVHVRPL
- the egtA gene encoding ergothioneine biosynthesis glutamate--cysteine ligase EgtA, which produces MTGLATGGETLLRDGSGVEEYAAECFRARPGSRVGAELEFLVFDRAAPARHVPAAAVAEALPPLPGGSRVTFEPGGQVELSGPAASLPEAIDRLAADVRAVSLALGEAGLVLAGVGLDPVRPAVRQSREPRYEAMAEYLGPPCGPLMMCSTASVQVNVDLGADPAARWERACRLGPVLTAAFANSPLRSGAPCGWMSGRQAVWAGLDPTRTSPVPVDRDPAAAWAAYLLDARVMLRRGPGGRFRAVRDGSTFRDWLASPHAPPTAGDLAYHATTVFPPVRPRGWLEVRYLDAQPVRMWPVCVAVTYALVVDDRAADAALAAAEPCAGLWERAARLGLADPELRRAAEACFLAALAALPRLGASAALVGAVAAFADRHVTPGRSPAAYLLELARRPEPSPAVRPLDISWEGRAWTM
- a CDS encoding RNA polymerase sigma factor, producing the protein MGLPPDDVIVAALRAGDEAMFATLLDTWSRGMLRVARTYVSTSHSAEEVVQDTWLAVIGGIDGFEGRSSLKTWVYRILVNTARRRGERESRTVPWSSAFEPGDGRSAAPAKDADDTLPGVWKAYAETWSAPEGEVLVSEIRDQIWAALAALPLRQRSVIVLRDVEGCTSEEVCEILDISPANQRVLLHRARVAVRERLKGYFETARRSV